GCATTGCCGTTGCCCGTGAACAACACGAGGAAATCCCAGACGTCCGATAGTTTTATTCATCTTTTTTATCAATGAGCGATAGAAATCAGAGCCAAAAAAAGCGCTTTGGAGTGGATATCGGGACTCGAACTGCTATATTAGGCTATTCTGCTGACAGTAACCCAATGATAATTAACGCACAGGAGGGCCAAGAGACGATACCTGTTCGAATGAACCTCTCTTCAGAGACCACACAGGTTGGGTATGAGGTCGACCCAAAATCTAGTAGCAGCCTACGACCTGGACAAGCGTTTGGAGAACGCCTGTTGGATCTGTCCAGCAGCGATGTTGATGTTAAATCACTCCCAATCGTTCAATTTCTTGCTGAAGCAAAATCCATCTGGGAAACTCATGCGCCGACTGAAACGTTTGATTCTCCTGAAGTTCTTTGTGTTGTCCCTGCTGGCATTGGGCCTGATGAGCGTAAATTTATAACCTCTGTGTTCAATCATGCTGGTTTCTCGTCGGCTGGTGTTGTTCGGTCCCCGATCCCAACAACGATTATTGACCGATCAAATCAAGAGTTGGGAGAACCACTTGTTGTTGCAAATATTGGCTCTTACTGGCTCAATGCTGCCGTACTAACCCCTAAGCCTGATGCATTTGAATATGAAATCCACTCAAGAATCTGCGCCGCAGGTGTTGGGGTGGGTTCGTTTGAAGAAGCGATTGTTGAGTGGCTTCTTGCAAACTTCGATGAGCAACTATCAAATACAACGTTTTCCGAGTTACTTCCCTATGTTGTAGACGCTGTTGAGCGTTTAAGCAAAACTAGTGATAACCAAGTTGAATTCACAATCAACGGTAAGACTGTTCTTATTGATGGTTCTGTAATTCATCGTGCATTAGAGACAACTGCTCCGGAGATCAAATGTCATCTGAAGGATCTATTTAGCGCAGCTAATCTATCTCCTGAGGATATCTCTGATGTTGTCATCTCGGGTGGCGGAAGTATGTTTCCTATCGTACAGCAAGTGTTTGAGGGGTACTTTGGTCAACAGCCCCGTAATCCTGATCACGGTACTCCTGTAACCGCTCCAACACTTGGTGCTAGCCTCCTTGCTCAACGCGATAAAGAGATCAAGCAAGTTGATAATCTCTTGTATCGCGATTTGACTGTCGAAGTTATTAGTGACAAGGGAATTCAAGCACGGCCCATATCTAATTCTCCAATCTCTGTAGGCGAGTCTCAAAGCATTACTCTCCAAACCACCGTCGACGACCAAATCTATGGGAAAGTCCGAATTGGCGGCCGTCATCTCCTCACTGGAGAGACTGAGCCTATTACAACTGCTGAGATTACCGGACTTCCAATGCAAGATGCTGGTTCCACGAGCCTTGAGCTTACTGTTACTCCTCACAATCAAGACCCAACAGACATCTCATGTGAGGCGACGATCTGTGGTAGTAATAACCTTGGCGAACACATAGAGATAACCAAGATACAGAGTGACTTTGATAATGGTCCTTGGTTTGCGCTTTCTGGAGTTGATTTGAACGCAGTTTCAATACCAACCAGAGATAGCCAGCCTCTGCAGACAACCCCTGATGATTATTCAGACATAAATCCGATTGACGCAATTGATCGGGTATTTACCATTCGGAATGAGCTCTGGACAGTAATTCAAAACAACGGTGATATGTCAGCTGATGACTTACAAATTCGTCTTGAGAAACTGGATCTCGGTCTCAAACGTGCCGGGGTAGACGTAATTG
This portion of the Salinarchaeum sp. IM2453 genome encodes:
- the grpE gene encoding nucleotide exchange factor GrpE, whose amino-acid sequence is MSDRNQSQKKRFGVDIGTRTAILGYSADSNPMIINAQEGQETIPVRMNLSSETTQVGYEVDPKSSSSLRPGQAFGERLLDLSSSDVDVKSLPIVQFLAEAKSIWETHAPTETFDSPEVLCVVPAGIGPDERKFITSVFNHAGFSSAGVVRSPIPTTIIDRSNQELGEPLVVANIGSYWLNAAVLTPKPDAFEYEIHSRICAAGVGVGSFEEAIVEWLLANFDEQLSNTTFSELLPYVVDAVERLSKTSDNQVEFTINGKTVLIDGSVIHRALETTAPEIKCHLKDLFSAANLSPEDISDVVISGGGSMFPIVQQVFEGYFGQQPRNPDHGTPVTAPTLGASLLAQRDKEIKQVDNLLYRDLTVEVISDKGIQARPISNSPISVGESQSITLQTTVDDQIYGKVRIGGRHLLTGETEPITTAEITGLPMQDAGSTSLELTVTPHNQDPTDISCEATICGSNNLGEHIEITKIQSDFDNGPWFALSGVDLNAVSIPTRDSQPLQTTPDDYSDINPIDAIDRVFTIRNELWTVIQNNGDMSADDLQIRLEKLDLGLKRAGVDVIDPEIGEQVDDRKHLIRSMRPSNRPEGEIIEVTRPGYQVGNVVEEAAHVAISSGPTEDISTPEDN